In one window of Mytilus galloprovincialis chromosome 6, xbMytGall1.hap1.1, whole genome shotgun sequence DNA:
- the LOC143080947 gene encoding uncharacterized protein LOC143080947, which yields MVTTTVKTAAFFNRGIKFIPLVLVGLFIAIIIVIVPYDRQILMSTTVTKVMQGMVPSVLQLNYNKNKTETPCQNCSKINTPSITEPILQLIYKKTKTETSCQNCSKIKPPSIKEPIFQNYYFPESKCDKKLLVYECVGTCGGLGDREKGILSAFLLSLLTQRTFVVLHRTPCEIKKFFVPQIYDWSKCTASVSKAKSKGFLMVNYIDAHGNLPQSFENLRGYDIWKEHVVFIHVNIRLNNRIMSHPIARETIPWIMTSAPGFVMSQLWHVLFKPEATLFTHVNDFMKNCTLNNKRKLVAVHVRTRFLQKNFGVHLKNIFTFLDNYQDKSKFTLYIASDNEDIKNQARIRYVNFASLNRHVIHIDHTRDDCDGMYTAVFEQMVLSRADVLVMTQSGFSRMAAYIRGKPDKIYLYQAKDKPNESFFEHITLETLPKMFPIS from the exons ATGGTTACCACTACGGTCAAGACGGCTGCGTTTTTTAACAGAGGAATTAAGTTCATTCCCTTG GTGCTTGTTGGTTTGTTCATAGCAATAATTATTGTAATTGTTCCGTACGATAGACAGATACTTATGTCAACAACCGTTACCAAGGTGATGCAAGGAATGGTTCCGTCTGTCTTACAACTCaactacaacaaaaataaaacagagaCACCATGTCAAAACTGTTCAAAAATCAACACTCCTTCCATCACAGAACCGATCTTACAACTCATCTACAAGAAAACTAAAACAGAAACTTCATGTCAAAACTGTTCAAAAATCAAACCTCCTTCTATTAAAGAACCGATCTTTCAGAACTACTATTTTCCGGAGTCTAAGTGTGATAAAAAGTTATTGGTGTATGAATGCGTTGGAACTTGCGGAGGGCTTGGTGACAGAGAAAAGGGAATTTTGAGTGCCTTTTTGCTATCTTTATTAACACAACGTACTTTTGTTGTACTTCATCGAACACCATGTGAAATTAAGAAGTTTTTTGTGCCACAAATATATGATTGGTCAAAATGTACAGCATCTGTATCAAAAGCTAAGTCAAAGGGATTTTTAATGGTCAACTACATTGATGCACATGGAAATTTGCcacaaagttttgaaaatttaagaggATATGATATATGGAAAGAACACGTGGTTTTTATACACGTTAACATTCGTTTGAATAATAGGATAATGAGCCATCCAATAGCAAGAGAAACCATACCATGGATTATGACGTCGGCACCGGGGTTTGTTATGTCTCAACTGTGGCATGTGCTATTTAAACCAGAAGCAACCTTATTTACACATGTAAATGACTTCATGAAAAACTGTACATTGAATAACAAACGAAAACTTGTTGCTGTTCACGTTCGTACTAGATTTCTCCAGAAAAACTTTGGTGTTCacttaaaaaacatattcacatTTCTTGATAATTATCAAGACAAATCAAAGTTTACCCTTTATATTGCATCTGATAATGAGGATATAAAAAATCAAGCAAGAATAAGATATGTGAACTTTGCTTCATTGAACAGACACGTTATACATATCGACCACACACGTGATGACTGTGATGGTATGTACACAGCTGTTTTTGAACAAATGGTATTATCCAGGGCCGACGTACTAGTCATGACACAAAGCGGGTTTTCTCGTATGGCGGCATATATCCGCGGCAAGCCTGACAAAATATATCTTTATCAAGCTAAAGATAAACCAAACGAGTCATTTTTTGAACACATTACCTTAGAAACGCTGCCTAAAATGTTTCCGATAAGTTGA